Proteins from a genomic interval of Candidatus Yanofskybacteria bacterium:
- a CDS encoding ComF family protein: MTTLKNWLLDIFFPRHCLGCNVLLRENKLSYLCQHCQAAIKFKNDFACAFCRSPVKNGKTCQFCIKDHFLDRLLVSTSYENPLAEKSLKMMKYRFIAMLAGDIAGFMVKYMQNSLIKKLGIETGTVVVPVPLHRERLNWRGFNQSELIAVKIADNFEWPLVTNELKRVRANKPQIEMPDRNSRIKNMKNIFQYAPARVGSPDIKGKTILLIDDISTTGSTLDDCARALKGAGAKKVIGFVFARNKI, translated from the coding sequence ATGACCACATTAAAGAACTGGCTTCTTGATATCTTTTTCCCGCGGCACTGTTTGGGTTGTAATGTTTTGTTGCGGGAAAATAAGCTTTCATATCTTTGCCAACATTGCCAAGCCGCGATCAAATTTAAAAATGACTTTGCCTGTGCTTTTTGCAGATCGCCCGTAAAAAATGGCAAAACCTGCCAATTTTGTATTAAAGATCACTTTCTGGATAGGCTACTAGTCTCAACTTCATACGAAAACCCGCTTGCAGAAAAAAGTTTGAAAATGATGAAATACAGATTTATCGCAATGCTTGCCGGTGACATTGCTGGTTTTATGGTTAAATACATGCAAAACAGCCTGATAAAAAAGCTGGGCATTGAAACAGGAACCGTTGTTGTGCCGGTACCGCTCCATCGCGAACGATTAAACTGGCGTGGATTCAACCAGTCAGAATTGATAGCTGTGAAAATCGCCGATAATTTCGAATGGCCCTTGGTCACGAACGAACTCAAACGAGTCCGAGCGAATAAACCGCAAATTGAAATGCCGGATCGTAATTCTCGTATAAAAAATATGAAAAATATTTTTCAATATGCACCTGCGCGTGTAGGGTCGCCTGACATAAAAGGCAAAACCATTTTGCTTATTGATGATATTTCAACGACCGGTTCGACGCTTGACGATTGCGCCCGCGCCCTCAAGGGCGCGGGCGCAAAAAAAGTAATCGGATTCGTGTTCGCGAGAAACAAAATCTAA
- the pilM gene encoding type IV pilus assembly protein PilM, protein MNFFGFKAKSKLGIDIGTASIKIVELSKESGRFKLENYGLFELESIEETLNASGRQVSRTAHLSDQDLAWGIREVIKRSGIKSREAVASIPTFSTFSTIISMPYLSEKDMAKTIPFEARKYIPLPLDEVVLDWSIINIATKNQQQQINNQQATPKTPTVEVFLVAVHKQETERYKNITKSAGLNLRALELENSALIRALLGNDLSPVAIVNIGGRSTSILIVDNGYERISHNYEIGGFEITKSISKSLNVNLKRAEELKRSFGIKDVDNNVIQEAMSSLIDMMAFETKKTIHSYEELKNTKVTKIILVGGLANMPNFADYFGAKLGLPLAVGNPLARLITPPGLDKIRSELNPTFSIAIGLAMREI, encoded by the coding sequence ATGAATTTTTTCGGTTTCAAAGCAAAATCAAAACTCGGCATAGACATCGGGACGGCTTCAATTAAGATTGTGGAACTGTCAAAAGAATCCGGCCGTTTTAAGCTTGAAAATTATGGCCTTTTCGAACTGGAATCCATCGAGGAGACGCTAAACGCTTCTGGCAGACAAGTATCCAGGACTGCTCATTTATCGGATCAGGATTTAGCATGGGGGATACGCGAGGTTATAAAACGTTCCGGAATCAAATCCCGTGAGGCGGTGGCATCCATACCGACCTTTTCTACTTTTTCTACTATTATTTCCATGCCTTATCTTTCAGAAAAAGACATGGCCAAAACGATTCCTTTTGAGGCGCGCAAGTACATACCTCTACCGCTTGATGAAGTGGTGCTGGATTGGTCAATCATTAACATAGCGACCAAAAATCAGCAGCAGCAGATCAATAACCAGCAAGCTACCCCCAAAACGCCCACAGTTGAGGTTTTTCTTGTTGCCGTGCATAAGCAAGAAACGGAACGTTATAAAAATATTACGAAATCAGCCGGACTGAATTTGCGCGCTCTTGAGTTGGAGAATTCCGCTTTGATAAGGGCGCTTTTGGGAAACGATCTTAGTCCGGTCGCGATAGTAAATATTGGCGGACGGAGCACCTCAATTCTTATTGTTGATAATGGGTACGAAAGAATTAGCCACAACTATGAGATTGGAGGATTTGAGATAACCAAATCCATATCCAAATCTTTGAATGTGAATCTAAAGAGAGCAGAGGAGTTGAAACGAAGTTTCGGTATCAAAGACGTTGATAATAACGTAATTCAGGAAGCTATGAGTTCGCTGATTGACATGATGGCTTTTGAAACCAAAAAAACCATACATAGTTACGAGGAACTTAAAAATACTAAGGTTACCAAAATAATTCTGGTCGGTGGTTTGGCTAATATGCCCAATTTTGCGGATTACTTTGGGGCCAAATTAGGTTTGCCACTAGCCGTTGGCAATCCCTTGGCCCGTTTAATCACGCCACCGGGGTTAGACAAAATTCGTTCTGAACTTAATCCCACTTTTTCTATAGCTATCGGACTAGCAATGAGGGAAATATAA
- the pilO gene encoding type 4a pilus biogenesis protein PilO → MEKNTLAAIIFSLGLLLLFVLVMPQYDAIKVTKEAVNSRKVVLKETAFVFEKIQELNRQAQSRQADINKIKVFIPEKKQIDEVVSSIQKITEQSGLQLSVLTTAAVPVTSEIGYKKILIGADLVGAYPSFVNFLKLLEQSLRLYDIFEITGAASTTSPGNVNFTIKMNAYYLK, encoded by the coding sequence ATGGAAAAAAATACGCTAGCCGCAATTATCTTTTCCTTGGGATTACTTTTGCTTTTTGTTTTGGTCATGCCCCAATACGACGCAATCAAAGTTACCAAAGAAGCGGTTAATTCCAGGAAGGTCGTGTTAAAAGAAACAGCGTTTGTTTTTGAAAAAATTCAGGAACTAAATCGTCAAGCCCAGTCCAGACAAGCGGATATTAACAAAATCAAGGTTTTTATACCGGAAAAGAAGCAAATTGATGAAGTAGTATCCAGTATTCAGAAGATAACTGAACAATCGGGGTTGCAGTTGTCAGTTTTGACTACCGCGGCAGTGCCGGTTACCAGTGAAATAGGATATAAGAAAATTTTAATTGGAGCTGATTTGGTTGGGGCGTATCCCTCTTTTGTTAACTTTCTAAAACTTCTGGAACAGAGTCTCCGGCTTTATGACATCTTTGAGATTACCGGAGCGGCCTCTACCACATCGCCAGGCAATGTTAACTTTACAATTAAAATGAACGCGTACTATCTGAAATAG